The nucleotide sequence ACAGCTTATTCCCGAAACAGATGAAGGAAGTTGCTTTTTTATAAAATAATAGGGTAAGCCATCTTCTAAATAAATGACATCTTCAAAAGCTAAATTTTCATTTATATTGTCATCGGTAAGTTTTTCGGCTACCGGAGATTTCCATTTTATAGAGTATGTTCTATTTTCTTGCGAAAATCCAAATAGCGTAAAAAAAAGGAATGCACTTAAAAAAAGATATGCTAATCTATGAGTCATCAATTTATCAATTGACCCAAAAATATTGGTTTTTTTACAAATCATAGCCACTTTAGTTGTTTAAATACAAAATTAGTTTTGGTTTAAAGGCAACCATTAAAGTAGTTGTTCGTCTATATAATAAAATCGTTTTAATGGATAATAGTACAAAATGTATTGACTTCCTAATGATAACGAAGTATTTTTAGCAATATTTTAAGGTGTGTTAAAAGTTTTTAACATATGTTGAAACTTTTTTAATTTTTTTTAGTATAATTGTAAATGTATAAACCTATGATGAAAAAATTAGTACTCTTTTCAGCGGTTGCAATTGCCTGTGTTTTCTCAGAAAATGCATATGCACAAGACCCTCAATTTACTCAGTTTTATGCAAACCCATTGTATTTGAATCCTGCATTTGCAGGTACAGCTCGTTGTCCTCGAGTTTGCTTAAACTACCGTAACCAATGGCCGGCTCTTACGGGTCAGTTTATTACATATAGTGCTTCTTACGACCAGCATATAGATGTGTTGGCTGGAGGTGTTGGATTGTTAGTAACTAATGACCAAGCCGGACAAGGAACACTTACAACCACAAATGTAAGTGGTATGTATTCCTACCAATTAAACGTTTCTAGAACTTTCTCCATAAAGGCTGGATTTCAAGCTACTTACATGCAAAAAAAGGTAGATTGGAGCAAACTTACTTTTGGTGATATGATAGATGCAAGAAGAGGGTTTGTGTTTAATACAGCAGAAACTCCTGCCAATGCAAAAAGCAATGTAGATATTTCTGCGGGTATATTGGGTTATAGCAAACGTTATTTCTTCGGTTTTGCAGCACATCACTTAACACAACCTGACGAATCTTTATTAGGAACAGGTAATAGTCCACTACCAATGAAACTTACCGGACATGCCGGAGCCTTGATTCCACTAGATGGTAGAGGTGGAGATACTTATTTATCGCCTAACGTTTTATACCAAAAGCAACAAGATTTTCAACAGCTTAACTTAGGTGTTTACGTAATTAAGGGGCCTATTGTAGGTGGTT is from Bacteroidota bacterium and encodes:
- a CDS encoding type IX secretion system membrane protein PorP/SprF, whose amino-acid sequence is MMKKLVLFSAVAIACVFSENAYAQDPQFTQFYANPLYLNPAFAGTARCPRVCLNYRNQWPALTGQFITYSASYDQHIDVLAGGVGLLVTNDQAGQGTLTTTNVSGMYSYQLNVSRTFSIKAGFQATYMQKKVDWSKLTFGDMIDARRGFVFNTAETPANAKSNVDISAGILGYSKRYFFGFAAHHLTQPDESLLGTGNSPLPMKLTGHAGALIPLDGRGGDTYLSPNVLYQKQQDFQQLNLGVYVIKGPIVGGLWYRNRDAFIALIGFQQGLFKFGYSYDVTISKLSNATAGSHEISFALQFECKPKKKKFRTISCPSF